From Bacteroidota bacterium, one genomic window encodes:
- a CDS encoding ABC transporter ATP-binding protein: METAAKLVDVEKTYEVGDLKVRAVRGVTLDIHAGAFLALVGPSGSGKTTLLNLIGALDTPTAGNIWIGDAATAGRSATDLADFRNSHLGFVFQSFNLVPVLTAAENVALPLQLQGVSDKATRDNRIQAMLDDVGIGELGDRYPSELSGGQQQRVAIARALVKNPTLVLADEPTANLDSTTAEEIIAIMEVMNQQHGTTFVFSTHDPLVMKHATRVIHLRDGKIESEETASGGTYA, encoded by the coding sequence ATGGAAACTGCAGCCAAACTTGTGGATGTAGAAAAGACGTACGAAGTAGGAGATTTGAAAGTGCGGGCTGTTCGCGGCGTAACCCTTGACATCCACGCAGGCGCTTTTCTCGCGCTGGTTGGCCCATCAGGGTCAGGGAAAACCACGCTGCTCAACTTGATTGGCGCGCTGGATACGCCAACGGCTGGCAATATATGGATTGGCGATGCCGCCACCGCCGGCCGCTCTGCAACTGACCTGGCCGATTTTCGCAACAGCCACCTGGGATTTGTTTTCCAGAGCTTTAATCTGGTCCCGGTGCTCACCGCTGCTGAAAACGTTGCCTTGCCTTTGCAACTCCAGGGTGTAAGCGATAAGGCAACCCGAGACAACCGCATACAAGCCATGCTGGATGACGTCGGGATTGGCGAACTAGGGGACCGGTATCCTTCTGAACTAAGTGGTGGACAACAGCAGCGCGTTGCGATTGCCCGCGCCCTGGTGAAGAATCCGACCCTTGTGCTGGCAGACGAGCCGACAGCCAACCTCGATAGCACCACGGCTGAAGAGATCATCGCCATTATGGAAGTGATGAACCAGCAGCACGGGACTACCTTTGTATTCTCAACGCACGACCCGCTGGTTATGAAACACGCAACGCGCGTAATCCATTTGCGCGATGGTAAAATTGAATCCGAGGAAACGGCTTCGGGAGGTACATATGCCTGA